A stretch of the Myxococcales bacterium genome encodes the following:
- a CDS encoding chemotaxis protein, protein MIPQSKLLASAGIILGAALAGAYLMREAMPYLVLVAVAGIVASVVAGTGGASNEAAIEEAVRRARRGRRLEAPAGATGAVARIYDELGELATAHAKLDAERDARAKETDASLEALSQATDRLKRGMAEQSRAAAETSETLARLTSALGDTSSKLDEAAKAAKDSASGLDAIVRRSDEATENVTELAGSVRKTAAAVEEMTSAIKEVAASATALTRTAEETHASMNEIDGSLDRVRSNANETTRLSEEVSLDADRGVEAILKTIGEISRIKESSQEAVAVISTLGTRIDAIGQIVNVIDDVAEQTNLLALNAAIIAAQAGEQGKGFAVVADEIKELAQRAGASTREITDLIKTVQAESRNAVTAVERGALNVDRGVQVSNEAERALKKILDSSQKSTTMVREIAHATVLQAKGSRQVAESTGRIAETVAQIAAAIVQQVRGAELAMKGAERMRTLTQDVERRAAEQTKIERGVASTLAEVAGALDQTSRVQRSQTESVRRLLAQVESIEQRARADAGVVNDVERASEKIKRVS, encoded by the coding sequence GTGATCCCACAGTCGAAGCTGCTCGCGAGCGCGGGTATCATCCTGGGGGCGGCGCTCGCGGGCGCCTACCTCATGCGCGAGGCGATGCCGTATCTGGTGCTGGTCGCCGTGGCGGGCATCGTCGCGTCGGTCGTCGCCGGCACGGGCGGCGCGAGCAACGAGGCGGCGATCGAGGAGGCCGTCCGGCGCGCGCGTCGAGGGCGTCGCCTCGAGGCACCCGCGGGGGCGACGGGGGCTGTGGCGCGCATCTACGACGAGCTGGGCGAGCTCGCGACGGCGCACGCGAAGCTCGACGCCGAGCGTGACGCGCGCGCGAAGGAGACAGACGCCTCGCTCGAGGCCCTGAGCCAAGCCACCGACCGCCTGAAGCGCGGCATGGCCGAGCAGAGCCGCGCCGCCGCCGAGACCAGCGAGACCCTCGCGAGGCTCACGTCGGCGCTCGGCGACACCTCGTCCAAGCTCGACGAGGCCGCGAAGGCGGCGAAGGACTCCGCCAGCGGCCTCGACGCCATCGTCCGCCGCAGCGACGAGGCCACCGAGAACGTGACCGAGCTCGCGGGGAGCGTGCGCAAGACCGCCGCGGCGGTCGAGGAGATGACCTCCGCCATCAAGGAGGTCGCCGCCAGCGCCACAGCGCTCACGCGGACGGCCGAGGAGACCCACGCGTCGATGAACGAGATCGACGGCTCGCTGGATCGCGTGCGCTCGAACGCCAACGAGACGACCCGGCTCTCGGAGGAGGTGTCGCTGGACGCCGACCGCGGCGTGGAGGCGATCTTGAAGACCATCGGAGAGATTTCGCGCATCAAGGAGTCGTCGCAGGAGGCGGTGGCCGTGATCTCCACGCTCGGCACACGGATCGACGCCATCGGGCAGATTGTCAATGTCATTGACGATGTGGCCGAGCAGACCAACCTGCTCGCGCTGAACGCGGCGATCATCGCGGCTCAGGCGGGCGAGCAGGGCAAGGGCTTCGCCGTCGTGGCCGACGAGATCAAGGAGCTCGCGCAGCGCGCAGGCGCGAGCACGCGCGAGATCACCGATCTCATCAAGACCGTGCAGGCCGAGTCGCGCAACGCGGTGACCGCGGTGGAGCGTGGCGCGCTGAACGTCGATCGCGGCGTGCAGGTCTCGAACGAGGCCGAGCGCGCGCTGAAGAAGATCCTCGACTCGAGCCAGAAGTCGACCACGATGGTGCGCGAGATCGCCCACGCGACCGTGCTCCAGGCGAAGGGCTCGCGGCAAGTGGCCGAGTCGACCGGGCGAATCGCCGAGACCGTCGCGCAGATCGCCGCAGCCATCGTCCAGCAAGTGCGCGGCGCCGAGCTGGCGATGAAGGGCGCCGAGCGCATGCGCACGCTGACGCAAGACGTCGAGCGGCGGGCGGCCGAGCAGACCAAGATCGAGCGTGGCGTCGCGAGCACCCTCGCGGAGGTCGCGGGCGCCCTCGACCAGACGAGCCGCGTGCAGCGCTCCCAGACCGAGAGCGTGCGGCGGCTGCTCGCGCAGGTGGAGAGCATCGAGCAGCGGGCCCGCGCAGACGCCGGCGTCGTGAACGACGTCGAGCGCGCGAGCGAGAAGATCAAGCGCGTGAGCTGA
- a CDS encoding SDR family oxidoreductase: MKGKTVLVTGANQGIGKETAKALAAKGAHMVLVCRNAEKGRDATREITDAGGSAELLVADLGAQAEVRRVAAEFRAKHAKLDVLVNNAGVLVTERRITRDGVEETLAVNHLAYFLLTHELLEPLHAAAAAGRSSGVSARIVNVASRAHVRAKPNLGDLQFSRGYSMSKVYGHSKLLNVLFTYELARRLEGANITANCLHPGVIASGFARTDGGLVAALARLVSPLLLTPAQGAETSVFLASSPEVEGVTGRYFSSCRAVRSSSASYDVPAQAELWARSAKLVGLTGEGGRGESSLWAAIGKDAS; this comes from the coding sequence ATGAAAGGCAAGACGGTCCTCGTGACCGGCGCGAACCAGGGGATCGGCAAGGAAACCGCGAAGGCCCTCGCGGCGAAGGGCGCCCACATGGTGCTCGTGTGCCGCAACGCGGAGAAGGGGCGCGACGCGACGCGCGAGATCACGGACGCCGGCGGCTCGGCCGAGCTGCTCGTGGCCGACCTCGGCGCACAGGCCGAGGTCCGCCGCGTGGCGGCCGAGTTCCGCGCGAAGCACGCGAAGCTCGACGTGCTCGTGAACAACGCGGGCGTCCTCGTGACCGAGCGCCGCATCACGCGCGACGGCGTGGAAGAGACGCTCGCGGTGAACCACCTCGCCTATTTCCTGCTCACCCACGAGCTGCTCGAGCCGCTGCACGCCGCAGCGGCGGCGGGGAGATCGAGCGGCGTCTCCGCGCGGATCGTGAACGTCGCCTCGCGGGCGCACGTGCGCGCGAAGCCGAACCTCGGCGATCTCCAGTTCTCGCGCGGCTACTCGATGTCCAAGGTGTACGGCCACTCGAAGCTCCTGAACGTGCTCTTCACGTACGAGCTCGCGCGGCGGCTCGAGGGCGCGAACATCACCGCCAACTGTCTGCACCCGGGGGTCATCGCGTCGGGCTTCGCGCGCACCGACGGCGGCCTCGTCGCGGCGCTCGCGCGGCTCGTGAGCCCGCTCCTCCTCACTCCTGCGCAGGGCGCCGAGACCTCGGTCTTTCTCGCGTCTTCGCCTGAGGTCGAGGGCGTGACGGGCCGGTATTTCTCGAGCTGCCGCGCCGTGCGCTCGAGCTCCGCGAGCTACGACGTGCCCGCGCAGGCCGAGCTCTGGGCTCGCTCCGCGAAGCTCGTCGGCCTCACGGGCGAGGGCGGCCGCGGCGAGAGCTCGCTCTGGGCCGCGATCGGCAAAGACGCCTCGTAG
- a CDS encoding DnaJ domain-containing protein, producing the protein MAQDLYGLLGVPKSADDATIKKAYRRLAKDLHPDKNPNNAKAEARFKQVNHAFDTLSDAQKRKLYDEFGEEGLREGFDPEKARAYSQWQSRGARGGAGPFGGGFGPGVSIEDLFGGAAGGDPFSRRRGPARGQNYEQEITIPFVQAVRGATLELRSAGGTPVQVRIPPGADEGSRLRLAGQGGPSPNGGPAGDLTLVIHVEPHALFRREGDDLKLELPITPGEAWNGAKVTVPTADGAVTLKVPARTQSGSEVRVRGKGIARKGKAAGDLYVRFIVQTPTADAPELGELLAQVDAHFTGDVREGITF; encoded by the coding sequence ATGGCGCAAGATCTCTACGGCCTCCTCGGAGTGCCCAAGTCCGCGGACGACGCGACCATCAAGAAGGCGTATCGCCGCCTCGCGAAGGACCTCCACCCCGACAAGAACCCCAACAACGCGAAGGCGGAGGCCCGCTTCAAGCAGGTCAACCACGCGTTCGACACGCTCAGCGACGCGCAGAAGCGCAAGCTCTATGACGAGTTCGGGGAAGAGGGGCTCCGCGAGGGCTTCGACCCCGAGAAGGCGCGGGCGTACTCGCAGTGGCAGAGCCGCGGCGCGCGTGGCGGCGCGGGCCCCTTCGGCGGCGGGTTCGGCCCCGGAGTCTCCATCGAGGACCTCTTCGGCGGCGCCGCCGGCGGCGATCCGTTCAGTCGGCGCCGCGGCCCAGCGCGCGGCCAGAACTACGAGCAAGAGATCACCATCCCCTTCGTGCAGGCGGTGCGCGGGGCGACGCTCGAGCTCCGCTCGGCGGGGGGCACGCCGGTGCAGGTGCGGATCCCGCCCGGCGCCGACGAGGGCAGCCGCCTGCGCCTCGCGGGCCAGGGAGGCCCGTCCCCCAACGGCGGGCCCGCGGGCGACCTCACGCTCGTCATCCACGTGGAGCCTCACGCCCTCTTCCGGCGCGAGGGCGACGACCTGAAGCTCGAGCTGCCCATCACGCCCGGCGAGGCCTGGAATGGCGCGAAGGTCACTGTCCCCACCGCCGACGGCGCGGTCACGCTGAAGGTGCCGGCGCGCACGCAGAGCGGGTCCGAGGTGCGCGTGCGCGGTAAGGGCATCGCTCGCAAGGGCAAGGCCGCGGGCGATCTCTACGTGCGGTTCATCGTGCAGACGCCCACCGCCGACGCGCCCGAGCTTGGCGAGCTGCTCGCCCAGGTCGACGCCCATTTCACCGGCGACGTGCGCGAGGGCATCACGTTCTAA
- a CDS encoding pseudouridylate synthase, which yields MAVPPVVFLFRDESLVVVDKPAGLVCHRTELAPDRDVVMTRVRDALGAYVYPVHRLDRGTSGALVFALSPAIAARLRVAFDEGRVAKTYLALARGHAPERGTVDYAIPKAEDSPVRVAAITEIERVGTGDHCSLVAAHPKTGRYHQIRRHLAHLRHPIALDSNYGTGWFNRHIRARTGLARLALHAFEITFPHPACGEDEPRAVRVRAPVAADLRAALVALDLGDALAAFEARGAESGRERSEA from the coding sequence GTGGCCGTCCCCCCCGTGGTGTTCCTCTTTCGAGACGAGTCGCTCGTCGTCGTCGACAAGCCGGCGGGCCTCGTCTGCCACCGGACCGAGCTCGCGCCGGATCGCGACGTGGTCATGACCCGCGTCCGGGACGCGCTCGGCGCGTACGTGTACCCCGTGCATCGGCTCGACCGGGGGACCAGCGGCGCGCTCGTCTTCGCCCTCTCGCCCGCGATCGCCGCGCGCCTCCGCGTCGCCTTCGACGAGGGGCGCGTGGCGAAGACCTACCTCGCGCTCGCTCGTGGCCACGCGCCGGAGCGGGGCACGGTCGACTACGCGATCCCCAAGGCGGAGGACTCGCCCGTGCGCGTAGCCGCGATCACGGAGATCGAGCGTGTGGGCACAGGCGACCACTGCTCGCTCGTCGCGGCGCACCCTAAGACCGGCAGGTACCACCAGATTCGGCGCCATCTCGCCCACTTGCGCCACCCGATCGCGCTCGACTCGAACTACGGAACGGGCTGGTTCAACCGGCACATTCGCGCGCGCACCGGGCTCGCTCGCCTCGCGCTGCACGCGTTCGAGATCACGTTTCCGCACCCCGCGTGCGGCGAGGATGAGCCTCGCGCAGTCCGTGTGCGCGCACCGGTCGCCGCGGATCTCCGGGCCGCGCTCGTCGCCCTCGACCTGGGCGACGCGCTCGCCGCGTTCGAGGCTCGCGGCGCGGAGAGCGGCCGCGAGCGTAGTGAGGCGTAA
- a CDS encoding site-specific DNA-methyltransferase — translation MRDERPITLSWNGRRPLSPEERRAHTPASEDARGAGPEPARYAAHGPDGEVGRYLFGDNLAGLRSLRAAASGSVTLAYLDPPFHTNRVHTLVEAGDRAAPKSERRRRAAFDDRWTDRAAYLESLGARLTEVRGLLAPHGSVVVHVDPKTSHYVKVLCDEIFGEECFASEIVWRYRRWPSKTPNFQRVHDVLLRYRRDARARPRWNTPYEPLAASTRATWGEGKQRAVFRDDGHRQRSSTTEEASLGVPMGDVWEIGVLAPMSRERTGYPSQKPLALLDRLVLALSDPGEVVLDPYAGSGTTLVSAARLGRRFVGLDESTLSLETVSQRLAAIGAPLALEAVDAIPAAPSLVACEAPGPRRKRTA, via the coding sequence GTGCGCGACGAACGGCCCATCACCCTCTCCTGGAACGGACGACGCCCTCTCTCGCCGGAGGAGCGCCGCGCGCACACCCCCGCTTCAGAGGACGCGCGCGGCGCGGGCCCCGAACCCGCGCGCTACGCGGCCCACGGCCCGGACGGCGAGGTCGGGCGCTATCTGTTCGGCGACAACCTCGCGGGCCTGCGGAGCCTCCGCGCGGCGGCGTCTGGCTCGGTGACCCTCGCGTACCTCGACCCGCCGTTCCACACGAACCGCGTGCACACCCTCGTGGAGGCCGGGGACCGCGCCGCGCCCAAATCGGAGCGGCGCCGGCGCGCGGCCTTCGACGACCGCTGGACCGACCGCGCGGCCTACCTCGAGTCGCTCGGGGCGCGCCTCACGGAGGTGCGCGGGCTGCTCGCGCCGCACGGCAGCGTGGTCGTCCACGTGGACCCGAAGACGAGCCACTACGTGAAGGTCCTCTGCGACGAGATCTTCGGCGAGGAGTGCTTCGCGAGCGAGATCGTGTGGCGCTACCGGAGGTGGCCGAGCAAGACCCCGAACTTCCAGCGCGTGCACGACGTGCTCCTGCGCTACCGCCGCGACGCGCGCGCGCGGCCGCGGTGGAACACGCCGTACGAGCCGCTCGCCGCGTCGACCCGGGCCACCTGGGGCGAGGGAAAACAGCGGGCCGTGTTCCGAGACGACGGCCACCGGCAGCGCTCGTCGACCACCGAAGAGGCCTCGCTCGGGGTGCCGATGGGCGACGTGTGGGAGATCGGCGTGCTCGCGCCGATGTCGAGAGAGCGCACCGGCTACCCTTCCCAGAAGCCCCTCGCGCTGCTCGATCGCCTCGTGCTCGCGCTGAGCGATCCTGGCGAGGTGGTGCTCGACCCGTACGCGGGCAGCGGCACCACGCTCGTCTCCGCGGCGCGCCTCGGGCGGCGGTTCGTGGGGCTCGACGAGAGCACCCTCTCGCTCGAGACGGTCTCGCAGCGGCTCGCCGCGATCGGCGCGCCGCTCGCGCTGGAGGCGGTGGACGCGATTCCTGCGGCCCCGTCGCTGGTCGCGTGCGAGGCGCCGGGGCCGCGACGAAAGAGGACCGCGTGA
- the trpS gene encoding tryptophan--tRNA ligase has translation MPRVFSGIQPTGELHIGNWLGAVRTWAAQIAAAEEETLFCIVDAHAITVPYEPALLRARIRAFARDLVACGVDPEKTTLFVQSDVREHTELNWYLSTVTPMGDLQRMTQFKEKGDGKEFVSSALFSYPTLMSADILLYKATIVPVGDDQVQHLELARETARRFNHRFGPVFPEPKPRLSAAPRIRGLDGDGKMSKSKGNTIDLFEPPATFWKKLKGAFTDPLRLERTDPGRPEVCNVYTMHSALAPSPEALAEVASHCRGAVWGCFDCKKALNDSFERELVPLRTKREAVNDELLRQALGDGAAKARRLASETMREVRDVMGLGAEGSKGW, from the coding sequence GTGCCGCGCGTCTTCTCCGGCATCCAGCCCACGGGGGAGCTCCACATCGGCAACTGGCTCGGGGCCGTGCGCACCTGGGCCGCGCAGATCGCCGCGGCGGAAGAGGAGACCCTCTTCTGCATCGTCGACGCGCACGCCATCACCGTGCCGTACGAGCCGGCCCTGCTCCGCGCGCGCATCCGCGCGTTCGCCCGCGATCTCGTGGCGTGCGGCGTCGACCCCGAGAAGACCACGCTCTTCGTGCAGAGCGACGTGCGCGAGCACACCGAGCTCAACTGGTACCTCTCCACGGTCACCCCGATGGGCGATCTCCAGCGCATGACGCAGTTCAAGGAGAAGGGCGACGGGAAGGAGTTCGTGTCCTCGGCGCTCTTCAGCTACCCCACGCTGATGAGCGCGGACATCCTGCTCTACAAGGCCACGATCGTCCCCGTGGGCGACGACCAGGTGCAGCACCTCGAGCTCGCTCGCGAGACCGCCCGGCGCTTCAACCACAGGTTCGGTCCCGTGTTTCCCGAGCCCAAGCCTCGCCTAAGCGCCGCGCCGCGCATCCGCGGGCTCGACGGCGACGGCAAGATGTCCAAGTCGAAGGGGAACACGATCGACCTCTTCGAGCCGCCCGCCACGTTCTGGAAGAAGCTGAAGGGCGCCTTCACCGATCCGCTGCGCCTTGAGCGCACCGATCCGGGCCGCCCCGAGGTGTGCAACGTGTACACGATGCACAGCGCGCTCGCGCCGTCGCCGGAGGCGCTCGCCGAGGTCGCGAGCCACTGCCGCGGCGCCGTGTGGGGGTGCTTCGACTGCAAGAAGGCCTTGAACGACAGCTTCGAGCGCGAGCTCGTTCCGCTCCGCACGAAGCGCGAGGCCGTCAACGACGAGCTGCTCCGGCAGGCCCTGGGTGACGGCGCAGCCAAGGCGAGGCGCCTCGCCAGCGAGACCATGCGCGAGGTCCGCGACGTCATGGGCCTCGGCGCGGAGGGGTCGAAGGGGTGGTGA